A part of Girardinichthys multiradiatus isolate DD_20200921_A chromosome 12, DD_fGirMul_XY1, whole genome shotgun sequence genomic DNA contains:
- the LOC124878394 gene encoding zinc finger and SCAN domain-containing protein 12-like, with translation MVPHLTGRARAANVAMAAEDSCDYAEVKAAILTKYEINEEMYRQGFREPEVRVNETPREFYNRLKDLYLKWMQPQGKIKDDIGAILILEQFYSSLSPELRIWVKERNPASAQEAAELVESFLAARWGPKTFRYNLQQKASLMQGS, from the exons ATGGTACCTCATCTCACCGGTAGGGCCCGAGCAGCAAATGTGGCCATGGCTGCAGAGGATTCCTGTGATTATGCTGAAGTAAAGGCAGCCATCTTAACAAAGTATGAgattaatgaagaaatgtaccGACAAGGATTTAGAGAGCCGGAGGTCCGTGTGAATGAAACCCCCCGAGAGTTCTATAACCGTCTGAAAGACCTTTACCTGAAATGGATGCAACCTCAgggaaaaataaaggatgacATTGGGGCGATTCTCATCTTGGAACAGTTCTACAGTTCTTTGTCACCAGAGCTGAGAATATGGGTCAAAGAGAGGAACCCAGCATCGGCACAAGAAGCAGCAGAACTTGTTGAAAGCTTCTTGGCTGCCAGATGGGGACCAAAAACCTTCCGATACAACCTTCAACAGAAGGCCAGCTTAATGCAGG GCAGCTGA